Proteins from a single region of Pungitius pungitius chromosome 4, fPunPun2.1, whole genome shotgun sequence:
- the rbm26 gene encoding RNA-binding protein 26 isoform X4 has protein sequence MESSTESKMIIENIDALKTWLSETLEPICDADPSALAKYVVALVKKDKSEKELKALCIDQLDVFLQKETQPFVDKLFEAINNKNYLPQPDQPPSLIKVEKDEPKKEEANRQDEREKKFPRRVNHSPPQSSSRYNRDIRRGDERKRDDRSRKREYDRIPPRRDSYRDRYNRRRGRSYSRSRSRSWSKDHIRDRDRDRDRDRDRNRDRSRSRSHSRTRSGSRSRERDSGKLKFEHDRVERPESAECFPPAVVLPAATTSHFPVPTLSSTITVIAPTHHHSNNTTESWSDFRPENPVDRGLFNRGPPPQQRKRCRDYDEKGFCMRGDMCPFDHGSDPVVVEDVNLPNMLPFQPPPLPGDQRPPPGLPPPPPLMNPPPVNLRPPVPPPGSLPPSLPPVAGPPPPLPPLQPSGMDAPPNSMTSSVPTIVTSGMRSSLPPAPVPRFTSDNFETDVYNPEAPSITNTSRPIYRHRVNAQRPNLIGLTMGDVDQPPRDKIPNNSMRIVMESDLRKRPPGLLDGGLPMKKPWFDKPNFNSPKHQGYQKRVPFPTNTKLLVRQIPHELNNISKLNEHFSKFGTIVNLQVAFQNDPEGALIQFAAPHEAKRAIQSTEAVLNNRFIRVHWFRDDGSDGQGQSIPQQQPQPDMASDTSLKQSVKDRLGPLLNANSEFSQDTSVASQTPSKMSVKDRLGFSAKPAAPVEKVFSTSSGLTKTVYNPDALRAAQKTTEEALKKKREALRLQQDVRKKKQEILEKHIETQKLLISKLEKNKTMKAEDKAKIMETLGTLTKSITKLQEEIKGVSASNNQPRTAKSKAQAQKELLDAELDLYTKTQAGEDTALLKLKYTQLQIEAARRGILSAGRGRGVHARGRGALRARGRGSRGRGRGASLHAVVDHRPRALEIFGFPEADHVDLLPHFAQFGEIEDCRIDEHNLSAVITYKTRAEAEQAALHGVRFNNQHLRLAWHKVVKTQSTADVDDAGPEEDEYPEESLSDDALLQDDDEEEDDNEPRSWRR, from the exons ATGGAAAGCTCGACCGAATCTAAAATGATAATTGAAAACATTGATGCCTTGAAAACATGGCTGTCTGAAACCCTCGAGCCCAT ATGCGATGCAGACCCCTCTGCCCTGGCTAAGTATGTTGTTGCTTTGgtgaagaaagacaaaagtgAAAAGGAACTCAAAGCCCTATGTATAGACCAGTTGGATGTATTTCTCCAGAAAG AGACCCAGCCATTTGTGGATAAGCTGTTTGAAGCcattaacaacaaaaactacCTCCCGCAGCCCGATCAGCCACCGTCTCTGATCAAAGTTGAGAAGGATGAGCCTAAGAAAGAAGAG gcaAACCGCCAAGACGAACGGGAGAAGAAGTTTCCTCGAAGAGTGAATCACAGCCCACCCCAATCAAGTTCTCGCTACAACAGAGATattag GAGAGGAGATGAGCGTAAGAGGGACGACCGCTCCAGGAAGAGGGAATATGACCGCATACCTCCACGAAGGGATTCGTACCGCGATCGATACAATCGCAGGAGAGGCCGCAGTTACAGTCGTAGCCGCAGCCGCAGTTGGAGCAAGGATCACATCCGAGACCGGGACCGGGACAGGGACAGAGACCGGGACAGGAACCGTGATCGCAGCAGGAGCCGGTCACACAGCCGAACTCGGTCTGGAAGCAGGAGTAGAG AAAGAGATTCTGGGaagttgaagtttgaacacgaTCGAGTAGAAAGACCAGAGAGTGCCGAGTGCTTTCCTCCAGCAGTCGTACTCCCCGCTGCGACCACTTCACACTTCCCTGTGCCAACGCTGAGCAGCACCATTACAGTCATTGCCCCCACACATCATCATAGCAACAATACCACTGAGAGTTGGTCTGACTTCCGCCCTGAAAACCCTGTGGATCGTGGCCTTTTTAATAGAGGACCACCCCCTCAACAGAGGAAGCGTTGCCGTGACTATGATG AAAAGGGTTTCTGCATGAGAGGGGACATGTGTCCGTTCGACCATGGAAGTGACCCAGTTGTGGTGGAGGATGTCAATTTGCCCAACATGCTGCCCTTCCAACCTCCACCACTTCCAGGTGACCAAAGACCACCCCCAGGcctgccaccaccaccacctcttaTGAACCCCCCGCCCGTGAACCTGCGCCCCCCCGTGCCCCCACCAGGTTCCCTCCCACCCAGCCTTCCACCTGTTGCAG gtcctcctcctccgctgcctcccCTGCAACCATCGGGCATGGATGCTCCTCCCAATTCTATGACCAGCTCTGTTCCCACCATTGTCACCTCTGGGATGCGCTCCTCTCTTCCCCCGGCCCCTGTCCCGCGCTTCACCTCTG ACAACTTTGAGACAGACGTGTATAATCCTGAGGCTCCCAGCATCACCAATACCTCAAGGCCAATCTACCGCCATCGGGTCAATGCCCAGAGACCTAACCTGATTGGGCTCACCATGGGGGATGTGGACCAGCCCCCAAGAG ACAAGATCCCGAACAACAGCATGAGGATCGTAATGGAATCTGATTTGAGGAAGAGACCACCTGGCCTTCTTGATGGAGGCCTTCCTATGAAGAAACCGTGGTTTGACAA ACCCAACTTTAACTCACCCAAACACCAGGGCTACCAGAAAAGAGTCCCTTTCCCCACCAACACCAAGCTGCTGGTTCGTCAAATTCCTCATGAGCTCAACAACATCAGCAAACTTAACGAACATTTCAGCAAGTTTGGGACCATCGTCAACCTACAG GTGGCCTTCCAAAATGACCCAGAGGGCGCACTGATCCAGTTTGCTGCCCCACACGAGGCTAAGCGGGCTATACAAAGCACAGAGGCGGTTCTCAACAACCGCTTCATCAGAGTGCACTGGTTTCGTGATGATGGGAGTGACGGGCAGGGCCAGTCCatcccacagcagcagccacagccaGACATG GCCTCCGACACGTCTCTGAAGCAGTCGGTCAAAGATCGCCTCGGACCTCTTCTCAATGCCAACTCTGAGTTCTCACAAGATACCAGTGTAGCCTctcag ACCCCCTCTAAGATGTCAGTGAAGGACCGTTTGGGTTTCTCTGCCAAACCAGCAGCTCCTGTTGAAAAA GTGTTTTCGACATCCTCGGGCCTCACAAAGACTGTATACAATCCTGATGCCCTCAGGGCGGCCCAGAAAACCACAGAGGAGGCTCTGAAGAAGAAACGG GAAGCACTAAGACTACAGCAGGATGTAAGGAAAAAGAAGCAGGAAATATTGGAGAAGCACATCGAGACACAGAAG CTCCTGATATCCAAACTtgagaagaacaaaacaatgaagGCAGAGGACAAAGCCAAGATCATGGAAACTTTAGGCACGTTAACCAAGAGCATCACCAAACTTCAAGAGGAGATAAAGGGAGTCTCGGCCAGCAACAACCAGCCTCGCACAGCCAAGAGCAAAGCCCAG gcGCAGAAGGAGCTGCTTGACGCGGAGCTGGACCTGTACACGAAGACCCAGGCCGGAGAGGACACTGCTCTGTTGAAGCTCAAGTACACGCAGCTGCAAATTGAG GCGGCTAGAAGGGGAATCCTGTCGGCAGGAAGAGGGCGGGGGGTCCACGCTCGAGGGCGCGGGGCTCTGAGGGCCCGGGGAAGAGGCTCCAGAGGACGGGGAAGAGGCGCTTCGCTGCACGCAGTTGTGGACCATCGACCGCGAGCGCTGGAGATCTTTGGATTCCCTGAAGCAGACCATGTGGACCTGCTGCCACACTTTGCT CAATTTGGGGAGATTGAAGATTGCCGGATTGATGAACACAACCTGTCTGCAGTCATAACCTACAAGACGAGAGCAGAGGCAGAACAG GCGGCTCTCCACGGTGTGAGGTTCAACAACCAGCACTTGCGTCTGGCCTGGCATAAAGTTGTCAAGACTCAGAGTACTGCAGATGTTGATGATGCAGGAccggaggaggatgag TACCCGGAGGAGTCGCTGAGTGACGACGCTTTGCTTCAggatgacgatgaggaggaagatgacaaCGAGCCTCGCTCTTGGCGTAGATGA